From Hemibagrus wyckioides isolate EC202008001 linkage group LG11, SWU_Hwy_1.0, whole genome shotgun sequence:
ATAAAGGAGATTTCAGTagatatttctataaatatatgtttataaatgtttgtaaaaacatcCATTTTAATGTACTATCCGCTGTCGTCTGCATTCTGCATGCTAATCTTTACTTGTTCTTCTGATGTCTGAAGGTCCAGAGAGTGCCGAGGGAGCGGTTCTGTCACCAGAAGCTTCCGGATAAACCCCGTGGACTTGGAATCGCAGTACAAGTGGGTTTTTAGAACAGAATGCACTCTTTATATGAGGTTTCTGCTAAGACCTATATTTTGTAAaggtgtatgatgtattctgtgtgtgtgtgtgtgtttgtggctgtTTCGTTGTGCTCTCAGAGAGCTGCTGAACTTGCAGGAGGTGAAGACGAACGTCCTGCAGGTTCACCTGAACGgtgagtgttgtgtaaaagAGCGTGTGTTTAAAAGAGGCTGCTGGTTTAAGTCATGGAGAACTGGAGACATGGTTCAACTGGAGAACGTCGTAGGAGACaaagtgtttgtgagtgtgttcgAGTATTCCTGGAATTCTCCGtgatgtgtgttattcagtggcgggagatgttgatgatgatgatggtgggcTTTGCAGAAAATCTGGTCTTTCTCCTGGACGCTCTGAAGAAGGGTCAGTTGTCCGATGgctctgtttttctttgcagCAGTTTTGCTCACGTCATGTTCACTTGCTTATCGTGTCAacatgagagagggatgagtaGCTCTCATTAGTAGCAGAAACTAAGTGGTATGTTACCAGAAATCTTTACTATGATGCTGAGATGTGGTTCTCTGACACTAACTCAGTGTTTAGGTGTTTAGGTAACTTGCTACATGCCTGGctgatgcaaaataaaaatgctgataCGTTTTACTAGATCTTCTGTAACTACTATAAACAAaccaacagaaacacacagacacaataaacATAAGAGTTTCTCAAAAATATCCCAGTCGTTCCTGGCCgcagtctgatttttttttaatcagatgtaaATCCCAGGTGAGTCGTGTATACAGCTGGGACGTTACAGGAGCGGCAACATCACATGATTCCAAAgaagtgaatgtgagagaaacTTGGGAGTGATATTACTGTAACTGATaaccctgtctgtctgcctacctacctacctacctgtctgtctgtctgcctgcctgtctgtctgtgcacctgtctgcctgcctgcctgccttcctgtcttccttcctggctgtcttcctttctgtctgcaTATCTACCTGTCTGCCTACTCATCTGTTTGTCTTCGTGCctttctgcctgcctacctgtctgtctgtcttcctgtctgcctacctgtttgtctgtctgtcttcctgcctgcctgtctgtttgcctacctgtctttctgtctgtcttcctatctgccttcctgtctgtctgcctgccaacatgtctgcctgcctgtctacctACCTGTTGGTCTGCCTGCTTTCCTGTctgcctacctgcctgtctTCTTTCTTGCCTGTCTTCCTAtctgcctacctacctgtctgtatgcctgcctgcctgccttccttcctggctgtcttcctttctgtctgcctacctacctgtctgccTACTCGTCTGTTTGTCTTTGTGCctttctgcctgcctacctgtctgtctgccttcctgtctgcctacctgtttgtctgtctgtctgtcttcctgtctgcctgcctacctgtattcctgcctgcctgtctgcctacatatctgtctttctgtctgtctgtctgcctgcctacctgacTGTCTTCCTGtatgcctacctgtctgtctctctgtcttcctgcctgtctgtctgtctgtcttcctgcctgcctcaTGGTGTCACACTCTAATCAGCGAATTAACTCAAAATCCCtacaaaggtttcctgagcctttaaatggtctctcagtctggtccagtaggctacacaatcatggagAAGACTGCTGCCCTGACAGACGTCCAGAAGACGGTCATTGACACCCTGCACATGGAGGATAagacacaaaaggtcattgctgaagaagctggatgttcacagagtgctgtatccaagcacgTTAATGAAAAGttaaatggaaagaaagtgtgatagaaaaaggtgcagaaacaacagggatgaccgcagccttgagaggattgtgaaATGAAGCCCCTTCAAGAATCTGGGGGAGATTCACAAGGAGTGGACTGCAGCTGGAGTCGGTCACATTCCTTGTGTcgagccactcctgaaccagagacgaCGCCAGAGGTGTCTTACCTGGGCTAAGGACAAAAaggactggactgttgctcagtgggccaaagtcctcttttcagatgaaagtaaattttccatttcatttggaaatcaaggtcccagagtctggaggaagagaagagaggcaaaAAATCCAAAGTTGCTTGAGGTCCAGTGTAAAGTTTGCAGTCAGTGGTGGTTTGGAGAGCcgtgtcatctgctggtgttggtccactgtgttttatcaggtccACAGTCGTCTACCAGGAagttttagagcacttcatgcttccctctgctgaccagctttatggagatgctgatttcattttccagaaggacttggcacctgcccacactgccaaaAGTACTAATACCTGGTTTAAGGACCATGGTGTGAccatgtgcttgattggccagcaaacccCTTGAAAGCCCTACCTAAATCCCATAGAGAATCAGTGGGGTACTGTGAAGAGGACGAtgcgagacaccagacccaacaacgcagaagagctgaaggacGCCATCagagcaacctgggcttccataacacctcagcagtgccacagactgaccgtctccatgccacgccgcattgctgcagtaattcatgcaaaggGAACTccgaccaagtattgagtgctgtACATGTTCACACTTTTTTAGTAGTCCAACATTTCTGCgttgaaaattattattttttttgttattttttttttattggtgtaATGTTCTAGTTTTCTGAGATACTCAATTTTAGGTTTTCATtagctgcaaaaaaataaacacttaaaatatatcaaaaatatatcagtctgtgtgtaatgaatctatataatatagagtttcacttgttgaattgaattactgaaataagTCAACTTTtcgatgatattctaattttattcAGATACACCTCTGTATATATGGTGGGAGAAACAAAAtctctgctgccctctagtggacaactCTGAGCATAACTATGACGACCATGATTTGATCAAGCATGACCAATTAGAGTTAAATATATAAaggctaaaaatatacattatagaaatataacatacagtatctcacaaaagtgagtacacccctcacatttttgtaaatattttattatatcttttcatgtgacaacactgaagaaatgccactctgctacaatgtaaagtagtgagtgtacagcctgtataacagtgtaaatatgctgtcccctcaaaataactcaacacacagccattaatgtctaaacttttgtttttgtctaaacaaaagtgagtacacccctaagtggaaatgtacaaattgggcccaaagtgtcaatattttgtgtggccaccattattttccagcactgccttaaccctctcgggcatggagttcaccagagcttcacaggttgccactgatgagatgttcactggcaaacttcagatgagcctgtacatgtgctttctttagcatggggaccttgcgggcgctattggatttcagtctttcacggcgtagtgtgttaccaattgttttcttggtgactatggtcccagctgccttgagatcattgacaaaatcctccagtgtaattctgggctgattcctcgccgttctcatgatcattgagagtgctcctactgtaatctcagctcgttacctgtataaaagtatgtataaaagacacctgggagccagaaatctttctgattgataggggatcaaatacttatttcactcattaaaatgcaaatcaatgtataacttttctgaaatgtatttttctggatttttttgttgttattctgcctctcactgttcaaatacacctaccattaaaattacagactgatcatttctttgtcagtgggcaaacgtacaaaatcagcaggggatcaaataatattttccctcactgtatataatcACTGCCCAATGCCTGTGGGTCATTATACACAGAATCGAACTgagcaattattttctttacccgTGACACAAAAACTGAAGGATGTCATAGTACGGGTTTATAAAATGTGGTCAGCCCTGAATAGGGGACAATGCCAtttatttgttgctgctgtttcttcttcttctggtgagagagagacaaagagaatgatagagagacagcaaaagagagagagagaaagagagctacggatagagagagagagtttaaactaaaatatttgGTGATTCTGGTGTGATTTTCTGAGCTTAGAGGTCGTTTCCTCTCATAAATTACGAGATATCGATATGCAAGTAGAGGAGGTTTGTAAAGCACTAAAGTGccgctgcatcactctctttgTCATTTCGAAATAACACGAGGGAGTCGAACGGCATCATGGGTAACATCCAGAAGATGGTAAAAAAGATGGATCTAAAATACATGTTTCAGCTGAAGATCATATGTTCATTATAATTCATTAGAATCCTGCAGCACTTGATGCTCTGATGCTCAGAAtcgtacacacactgaattaGAGACTGAGAGCCGGAGCATGCAGTCTGCTTCAGCGCACGTGGATCAGCTGATCAGTTAATTATCAGtttgaatcaggtgtgttagagcagagaaaacacacacacacaaacacacacacagctgtgcagTTCAGCAGCTCTTTATGTGGTGGGTATGAGACCCTGATTTAGCTGATGTGATAATTATAGCATCATTACAGATAATACAGTctaactgtgtgtatgtgtgtgtgtgtgtgtgtgtgtgcttgctgcAGCTGGAGCTGATCCGGCCGGTGGACGGCGGAGCGTGTAAAGCGCAGAGGGAGTACCAGCTCATGCGCTTCATGCTGGACCACACACAGGTGATGGAGTGACGCTTTTTTCACCTTCAACTGTAAAACCGTCTACACATCACTGTGCATGGAcactttctttatatttttctacATCTCAACATAAAGCTTCAGGCACCTGCTGTGAACAGTGAGCTCTCTGACACTCaggtatttaaataaaaagcctTAAAGTGTGTGAAGACCTCAGCAGAAACCTGCTGGCgtttctcactgtgtgtgtgagtgtgtgtgtgtgtgtgtgtgtgtgtgtgtgagtgtgtgtgtgtgtgtgtgtgtgtgaaaaaagcGAAGCGTGTCAGAGGAAGAAGCGCGTTTGCTGCTAATAAACAACAGATctcaaagaaagagaaaggaaaaaaatgttcatGTGATTGACAATAAAGGAAGTCGAAGCTGAAGCACAaagttttcctgtttgttttgttttaaactaaACTGCTGGATTATTAGATACACTTAGTTTATAGGTATAAAATGATCGACTGttccatgagtgtgtgtgtgtgtgtgtgtgtgtgatgcgtatTTTATTAGACCCAATCCAAAGGTGCAGATACCCCATAATGCTACACAGACTTCTAGCCCTTTCTGTATCATTATAGTTACATTATAAACCTAGAAAATAACCAGTATAATGTTtatctcatcacatctccagTTTTAGTGCTTTTCTAataaggtttgtttgtgttttttctgtaaCAGGATACGTTACATTTTGGTCTAAAACTTTAAAAGAGCAAAAAATCAAGAGGTTGGTGAGATCATGATCCTTTATAACTGGAATAATGTGGATAAATTGCTTCAGTGATGTTCCACAATATTGGATgcaactcaacaacaacaacaaaaaaagatgttcattaattagtaaaaaattCGACAccaattagccataacattatgaccacctgcctaatattgttttggtcatccttttgctgccaaaacagccctgacctgtcgaggcatggactctactagatccctgaaggtgtgctgtggtatctggcaccaagatgttagcagcagatcctttaacgGAGAagttcacctccagaacaaaaatctacagataatttcttcaccccctggtcatccaagatgttcatgtctttctttcttcagtcgtaaagaaatgatgtttttaagaaaacatttcaggatttttctccgtATAGTGGCCTTCAATGGTGCCCgcgagtttgaccttccaaaatgcagtttaaatgcagcttcaaggagtagtgtttacgttaggttaatatctatgcattgaaaatatagtcagtgaatgttttttggggATTAATTGCAGCCTCTTTCCTGTACAGgcctatacagtgtttctatattaatattaaaagccattttgaattggATTCATTATTGGGGTTTGTAACTTAACTGCTTAATGTTCTACATGATGTCATGAGGTCATGTGAGGTCATATGAGGTCATATGACTGACCATGTgttaaaaaaaccaaaacattcCGAATTCTGTTCTGAGCATCACCTGACGACGTACATAGCAACCATCCTCAGACCAGCTTTAGCTATCGACAGAGAAACAGTGCCCCTTGTGTAGCAGAGATTTACAGCATTTAATAGCGATTTTACATCATTTAGCAGCATTTTACATCATTTAGCAGCATTTCACATCATTTAGCagcattttacttcatttagcagcattttacttcatttagcagcattttacttcatttagcAGCATTTCACATCATTTAGCAGTTATTTCAACAGAGTTTTAACTCTATTATACAATGGCTGCACTGTTTGTTAAAGATCTTCACCCTGAAGTATCTGAGGTGATACTTTCGAGTAGATTCAGACCTGCAGGACACGTCCAGTCTGTCCACatttgcagggacaggaagaccGGCTCTCCTCTCGGATATGCGTACGTCAACTTTCGCTATCGAGATGAcggtaaaacaaaccttttctttttttctacactgtttcttacctgtttttgcagcagatttaaggctacatgtgtaacttctgtagtattttctagttttactatatggatatggtcatgttttaaatggtactaaaaagatatgaaaagatattttgatgagttatatatagactataatagactttaattaaaaatgaatggctTATTTCTGTTCCCTCAGCTGAGAGAGCCATCAACATGTTCAATTTTGAACTGCTCCTGGGGAGACCCATGCGCGTCATGTGGTCTCACTGGGAACCCACCGCCAAGCCCATCAAGGGAGGAAACATTTTCATTAAGAACCTTGATTGGTCCATTGACTGCACCTCCCTCTTCgacactttctctgtgtttgGGAGGATCGTGTCGTGCAAGGTTCGAGCTTTGCgctgttatatatgaatatatatatgaatagctgaatatctgtgttgtgtgattagtgtgttgttgtgtgttgacacACTGTGTTTCTCCTGAAGGTTGTGGAATCAAAACGTTACGGGTACGTTCAGTACGAGTCAGCGGAGGCGGCGGCGCTGGCCATCGAACGGCTGAACGGGAAACTCCTGAACGACCGCCAAGTGTAAGTCACGTGTCAATTAGTGTCTTTTTACCAGCCAGGGTTCAAATGTCAGGATTTTTTTACATTCCGTTTAAACTAATTgcatttaagatttatttattgaactcTGAGGACATAACTTctaacagcagggtttagactctaagtgcagcttctctgttgtgttataGCACCATCGAGTACTTCAGGTCTTGGGAGGAGCGCAAGGTGGAGGTGCGCAGGGCCGAGAAGCCCAAGCTGGAGGcacgcagggccgaggagcccaaggtggaggcgcgcatggccgaggagcccaagtgGGAGGTGTGCAGGGCCGAGGAGGCCACGGCAGAGGTGTGCAGGGCCGAGAAGCCCAAGGCAGAGGTGCGCAGGGCCGAGAAGCCCAAGGCAGAGGTGCGCAGGGCCAGGGAGGCCAAGGCGGATGTGTGcaaggccgaggagcccaaggcggaGTTGcacagggccgaggagcccaaggcggaggtgtgcaaggccgaggagcccaaggcagAGAATCCCAATGCGGAGGCCCGCAGGGCCGAGGAGGCCAAGGTGGAggtgcgcagggccgaggaggCCAAGGCGGTGgcgcgcagggccgaggagcccaaggcggaggtacgcagggccgaggagcccaaggcggaggtacgcagggccgaggagcccaaggccgAGGTGCGcaaggccgaggagcccaaggcggaggtgcacagggccgaggagcccaaggcggaggtgcgcaaggccgaggagcccaaggcggaggtgcgcaaggccgaggagcccaaggcggaggtgcgcagggccgaggagcccaaggcggaggtgcgcagggccgaggagcccaaggcggaggtgcgcagggccgaggagcccaaggcggaggtgcgcagggccgaggagcccaaggccgaggagcccaaggcgaAGGTTTGcaaggccgaggagcccaaggccgaggtgcgcagggccgaggagcccaaggcggaggtgcgcagggccgaggagcccaaggcggaggtgcgcagggccgaggagcccaaggcggaggtgcgcagggccgaggagcccaaggcggaggtgcgcagggccgaggagcccaaggcggaggtgcgcagggccgaggagcccaaggccgaggagcccaaggcgaAGGTTTGcaaggccgaggagcccaaggtggaggcgcgcggggccgaggagcccaaggtggaggcatGCAGGGCcaaggagcccaaggtggaggtaGCCGTGGAGACAGCTGTCTCAGAAATCAGAGTTCCGGTTCCACTTCAGGTCcgaaacacaacaaaaagcacacacacacaacaataccaATATTCTGCATGCTTAATATTACATGCTAAAGATAGTGTATGATAGATTATTAGATTATAGATTACATAGCAAGTGTTTCATATCAGATTCGTAAATATCTTTGACATGATGTATTAACTTTAGTCATTTGGAAACAAAGCCCCACCCactactccctctgtcctcatgtgcgtgtgtgtacgtttGTAGGTGGATAAAATGGACGCCTTACTGCAGGCAAGAGAAGCTGGTGTCATTCCGGTGAGGATCTTTAATGAAAATTTCTGATATTGATTCATATCTAAATggatcattacatcacatcacagtgtacacaggaaataaaattaatttctgacTTCTGCATTTCTCTTTCAGGAAATCCTGAAGAGGACTTTTACAGatggaaagaagaagagaaagaagaagaagaagaagaataagaggaAATATTAATGAACCccatcattcttcttcttctttttattattattattgtaatttttttttcattctatttttcttcttactgttattattattacattttttaattcttattcttattattcttattaatattaaaccttTATTCTAATTCACTACATTATTCACtaacattattgtaaataataatcacttacactgacattattgtaaataataatcacttacaCTGACATTATTGTAAATGATATTTGACGTCATTTGTATTgttattaaatttttaaaatcaaCTTTGTGttgtaagtttatttatttacaagaccatttaaatctactactttaatcatttaataaatcttataatctaataaaaataagataaaaatatactagtgaggatagatggatagacggatagacagacagatactagtgagtatagatggatagacagacagctacTAGTGagtacagatggatagacagacagatactagtgagtatagatggatagacagacagctacTAGTGagtacagatggatagacagacagatactagtgagtatagatggatagacggatagacagccagatactagtgagtataaatgaatagacagacagatactagtgagtatagatggattgcaggatagacagacagatactagtgtgttcagatggatagacagacagatactagtgtgagtatagacggatagacagacagatactagtgagtatagatagatagacggattgacagacagatactagtgtgagtatagatggatagatggacagatactagtgagtatcgATGattagatggatagacagacagatactaatAAGGATAGATGGAaagacggatagacagacagatactagtgtgagtatagatggatagacggacagatactagtgagtatagatgattagatggatagacggacagaCTAATAAGTATAGatggaaagacagatagacagacagatattagtgtgagtatagatggatagacggatagacagtcagatactagtgagtacagatggatagacagtcagaaactagtgagtatagatggatagacagtcagatactagtgagtatagatggatagacagtcagatactagtgagtatagatggatagacagatactagtgagtatagatggatagacagacagatactagtgagtacagatggatagacagacagatactagtgagtatagacgGATAGAGAGACAgctactagtgagtatagatggattgcaggatagacagacagatactagtgagtatagacgGATAGAGAGACAGCTACTAGtgaggatagatggatagacggatagacagtcagatactagtgagtatagatggattgcaggatagacagacagatactagtgagtatagatggattgcaggatagaaagacagatactagtgagtatagatggatagacagatagacagccagattctagtgagtatagatggatagacggatagacagtcagatactagtgagtatagatggattgcaggatagacagacagatactagtgagtaaagatggatagacagacagctacTAGTGAGTTTAGATGGATtgcaggatagacagacagatactagtgagtatagatggatagacggatagacagccagatactagtgagtatagatggatagacagacagatactagtgagtatagatggattgcaggatagacagagagatactagtgagtacagatggatagacagacagctacTAGTGAGTgtagacggatagacagacagctactagtgagtatagatcgattgcaggatagacagacagatactagtgaggatGGATAGACGaatagacggatggatagacggacggatggatggactttTTAGGGAATTTaagggaatttttgtgttacagcagggggtTTCTTCATCAGCATTACTGCAGTCCCCACAatcaaaaatatacacaaagccgaaataaaattaattaagatCAATTTAGCACTAAAAGAAATATACACTGACATTtaacttataataaatatttcagaaatatacTAGAATACTATGTCAaaataccatactacactattcCATACTACACCcactattatactgtattaaggtatactatacttcactgctacactacaatacaatataacagTAAACTCTACTTAAATAATACTGATGAAAACTTGTTAATCGATGCATTTTAATCTATCATTGCTTAACGCTTTTGTCTCAGCAACATTTACTTCCACCAAAACCAAAGGGTTCATAGCAGAtcttgtttataaatataatatatgaataaaattaaataaaatagatactgcactatattactatataataTTCTACGCTATACtttaccacactatactatataacaccacagtatACTTCTATATGAAATAGCACCATACCATATCCTACATTACAttttactgtactatactatactatactatactgtactgtactgtactatactatactatactatactatattatactatactgtactatactatactatactaccaTGGTAtactgcaccacaccacactatactatattacactacactatattatattacattacactatactatattacactacactatattatattacattacactatattatattacattacactatactatattacactacactatattatattacattacactatactatattacactacactatattatattacat
This genomic window contains:
- the LOC131361760 gene encoding polyadenylate-binding protein 3-like → MAALFVKDLHPEVSEVILSSRFRPAGHVQSVHICRDRKTGSPLGYAYVNFRYRDDAERAINMFNFELLLGRPMRVMWSHWEPTAKPIKGGNIFIKNLDWSIDCTSLFDTFSVFGRIVSCKVVESKRYGYVQYESAEAAALAIERLNGKLLNDRQVTIEYFRSWEERKVEVRRAEKPKLEARRAEEPKVEARMAEEPKWEVCRAEEATAEVCRAEKPKAEVRRAEKPKAEVRRAREAKADVCKAEEPKAELHRAEEPKPKAEEPKAKVCKAEEPKVEARGAEEPKVEACRAKEPKVEVAVETAVSEIRVPVPLQVDKMDALLQAREAGVIPEILKRTFTDGKKKRKKKKKKNKRKY